TCACACTGAGGGAGCTGCACAGCATTCTAGCTGAAGAAGAGCCAGAGATGAAGATTACGACCTTGGCGTCCTATTTGGCAAAATTTGTTTCGGAGGGGCGACTGATGAAGAAGGGTCAGAAACCGTCGACACTGTACAGGGTTAGGATGGCCGCTGCCAGAGCTAAAGGTTAGGTGCGCGGTAGTCCAGCGAAGAACCGCATTATGTCGCTCCTGGTCACTATGCCGGCAAGGTTCCCCCCCTCAGTGACGAGGACTGCCGGGAATTCGCCGCGTAGAATCTTGATCACGCTGCTCAGCTTCGCGTTTTTCGGCACGATTGGTAGCGGCTCAGACATCACGTCCATAGCTTTCAGCGTGAGAGCCTTCTCGCGATGTTTAAGGAAGGCCTCGACTACGTCGCGCTCGTGAACTGTTCCTACAACGCTTCCGGCTCTATCGAGCACGGGGACCTGAGAGATACCATTGACCCACATGAGCTCGACGATCCGATCCAGCTTCTCGTCAATGTACACGTAGATGACCGGTGAGTGCATCACCCTGTCGACTGTTACCTCCTCCTCGAGGTACTCCTTCAAAGCATTGTAGATCTTCATCAACGTTGATAGACGCGGATTTACCGTACCAGCTTCTAATCTGGCAATAAGTGATTGGCTTACTCCAGCCTTCTTAGCTAGCTCAGCTTGGGTCAAACCGATGCGCTTCCTCAAAGTCTTGAGCTCCTCAGGCGTAATCAGCTCCACGATATAGTATTCGTATATGCACATATAAAAATTCAATCGGGTGCGCATTATTACATTTACACATTAAATCACTATACAATGCAGCTATCTGTGGGATGGTGGGAGAAGGTACACGATAACGGAAGGTGAGGTGTGGTGGGGCCGCCGGGACTTGAACCCGGGTCCCTCCGCGGCGCTTCGCCTACGCGGGCTCCTGGAACGCGAGCTCCCAAGCCGCGCATCCTACCAAGCTGGACTACGGCCCCTGAGCGAGTCGCGAACCCCGAGGTTTAAGCGTTGCGCTTCTAACCCCCTCCCTCTGCACAGCTGCACCCAAACCGTTTTCCGCGGCTTGAGCTGGTCGAGCAAGAAAGGGTAAGACAAAAGAGTAAGGCGTTTCAGCTTCCTCTCACTCGGCTGTCGCGGCTACGTACGCCCTCAACCAGCCCTCTCTCAGCTGGACTAGAACTGCTCATCCCCTCCCCCTCTGGGTTGAAAGAGATGCCCCTGGTTTGAACCCCATCATCCTGAACGCTTGTAGCGCCCCGGCCGGGCTGCTTAGCCGCAAGATTACCCTAAACTCCTTTCCGCAGCCCCCTTAGCATCACGAAGAAGGCTAAGGAGCGGACCCCTCGAGGAAAACCATGAAGGGGGAGATGTGCACCCGGCACGGAACTACTTGAACGCTAGCGTTTCGCCTTCGTGTGGAAAGTAGGTCTGTACGCCAAATTGCCGCTCGACGTAATCGATAAACTTGCGTCCAACTCTATCCTCGCTGTGGACGAGAACTAGGGACGCACCCGGCTTCATGTGCTTAACTGCGCTTAAAAGCTCTCGCCTCCCGCAGTGGGAGGAGAAATCGTACCACTCAATTCTCGCCGCGATGCTCTTATGAAACGTATCTAGCTGAAGAACTCCCTCTTCGAGCAGTTTGCGTGCGGGTGTGTCCCTCATGATGTAGCTGACGAAGAAGACCGCATTGCGCGGATCTTCAAGCATCTCCTTAGCGTAGTGCACGGAGGCACCGCCCTTTAGCATCGCTGCGGGGGAGATTATTACCGAAGTTTTCTCCAGTGCCCTCCTTCTGTCTTCCCAACCATTGACGTGAATGGCCCTTTGTACGGCGCTTTTGAAGAGCGTGGGGTCCCTCAGCTGATCGAGGTTTTCGAGGAGCACTGTGTTCACCCTTCTGGCCATGCCGTCTATGTAGACAGGGTAGCGCACGTTGTGCTTCGCAAGCACGCATAGGATCTCTTGGGCTCTACCGACCGCGAAGGTGGGTATCAGTACGCTGCCTCCGGAATCCAGGACCTCGAGG
This genomic stretch from Thermofilaceae archaeon harbors:
- a CDS encoding CBS domain-containing protein, translated to MELITPEELKTLRKRIGLTQAELAKKAGVSQSLIARLEAGTVNPRLSTLMKIYNALKEYLEEEVTVDRVMHSPVIYVYIDEKLDRIVELMWVNGISQVPVLDRAGSVVGTVHERDVVEAFLKHREKALTLKAMDVMSEPLPIVPKNAKLSSVIKILRGEFPAVLVTEGGNLAGIVTRSDIMRFFAGLPRT
- a CDS encoding MBL fold metallo-hydrolase, yielding MLKVRILGGGRRVGKTAILVEGGGTRILLDYGVDISGPEPEFPQHVRPADLDMVVITHAHLDHSGAVPILYISVRPKLYATRTTLDLSEILISDFMKLSKYYVPYETPQLDTMVRSATLVEPGAEVEEKGVLIRFWNAGHIPGSLMVEIEMEGRKLLYTGDFNTVDTCLLKGASPRVFEDADIVVMEGTYAAFDHPDRDTVERTFVQDLLEVLDSGGSVLIPTFAVGRAQEILCVLAKHNVRYPVYIDGMARRVNTVLLENLDQLRDPTLFKSAVQRAIHVNGWEDRRRALEKTSVIISPAAMLKGGASVHYAKEMLEDPRNAVFFVSYIMRDTPARKLLEEGVLQLDTFHKSIAARIEWYDFSSHCGRRELLSAVKHMKPGASLVLVHSEDRVGRKFIDYVERQFGVQTYFPHEGETLAFK